ATATTCTTTTAAAAGAAAAAAATATGCAAAGGGAACAAAGACTACCAGACTTCCAAGCATTATGATTATTGTTTTGAGATCTATTCCGTGAACAAATATCAATACTCCAAATATTGCCACCAGTGTAAGAGAGGTTCCCAGGTCCGGTTGTTTTAATATCAGTATAAATATAGGAAGAATATGAACTCCGGCCTTGATCACATCTTTTAGGCCTGAAAAACTACTTTTATACCTATTCACCAGGAGAGCTGAAAATGTTAACACCATAAAGATCTTTGCAAACTCCGAAGGCTGCAAGTTCATAAACCCCAGGTCTATCCATCTTTTAGCTCCTAATTTACTTACTCCAAATGCAAAAACAGCCAGTAGAGAGAGCAGACTTACCCCATAAATCAGTCTGGAGTATCGCCTGTACAGTTTGAAATCAATCATAGAAAATACAAAATATACCACGATCCCCAAAAGGAGCCAAATCAGATCTTTCTTTAAAAAAGAAGTGGTTTTGGTGTAGGTTGCGCTATATATTGAAAATGCACTGATTACCGCTATCAATAAAGCATTTAATAAAATTCTATAACTCATTTTTTTTACTTTTTTGATCAAAACTCTTATATCTCTATTATTTTTCATTTTTTCCACCTATCTATAATTATTACTATTTCCCTGTATGACCAAATCCACCTGTAGATCTTTTGCTTTTTTCCACCTTATCCGTTTCAACAAATTCCATCTTATAGACCTTTTGAAGGACAAGCTGCCCAATTCTTTCCATGGGATTTATAGTGTACTCATCCGAACTGAGGTTGATCAGGATTATCCCTACCTCTCCTCTGTAATCTGAATCTATGGTTCCAGGAGAGTTTACCAGGGTTATTCCATGTTTCATTGCCAGCCCGCTTCTAGGCCTTACCTGAACCTCATACCCAAATGGTATCTCCATGACAATCCCAGTAGGAATCAACTGCCTTTCCAAACTTTTTAGAGTTACAGGTTTTTCAATATGGGCACATACATCCATTCCAGCTGCACCATCTGTCATATATTTTGGAAGGGCTACACCTTCCTCCGTTATTATCTTGACTTCTACTTTTTTCATAAGTTTTTTCTCCTTTTGCCACTAATCTACACCAATTAAAATTAAAAATCTTTGCCACTGATTACACAGATTTCGTTTTTTGAATCACCAATTGCACGAATTTTTAAATTTTATAGCTGCATCACAGAAGTTTACCACTTTTCGTGATGCATTTAAATCTATTTATTTAAACAATAGAGAGATTTAATACTCGTATATTTTTAGTGTCATTCGTGACTAAAGTTTTTTCATCTGATTCTTCATTGTTAATTCATAATTGATAATTGATAATTTTTCTAATCTCTGCAGTATCTGTATCGAAAATAATTTCCAATTTTCAGTTTAAAGCTTTAACTTTATACATCCCCTAAGATAGTATATGAATAATATTCCTCAGAGAAAACTTTATTCGCCACCTCTTTTATATCCTCGCAGCTTATCTTCTCGATTTCTTCTATAGTTTCCTCAACCGTTTTTATCCTTCCATAGGTCAGGTATGAGTTGGCCAACCTGCTCATCCTGGCCCTGCTGTTTTCCAGACCAAAGGTCAATGAACTTAAAAATTGGTTCTTTGATCTCTCCAGCTCTTTTTCGGTAACACTATTTTTCTTTATCTCCTCAAATTCCTCCAGAACTATCTGAATTACTTCATTATAGTCTTTAGGTGTTGTCCCGGCATAGATGGTAAATAACCCGCCTTCTCTGAAGTTTGACATATAACTGTAGATTGAGTAAGCCAATCCACGATCTTCCCTTATCTTTTGAAATAATCTGGAACTCATATTTCCGGCTAATATATTAGAGATTATAGAATATTTATACCTGTCTTCATCTAAGTAGGAAATTCCTTTAGTGTTTATACATAGGTGGACCTGACTCATCTCTTTTTTAGAAACCTTTTTTCCGGAGTTTATTCTCATGGAAAATTCCCTGGGTATTTGAGTTTCTTTTTTCTCTATACTACCCATGGTATCCTCTAACATCTCCATAACTTTATCTATATCCATATTTCCAGCTAAAGATATTACCATATTTTCCGGTGTATATCTCCTATTGAAATAATCCACTAAGATCTCTCTGCTGATCCCGTTTACACTTTCAATACTCCCTAAAACTATGTTAGATTGGTCTCCGGAGATAGCAAATGTAGAATTTATATCATGCACTTTTTCCTCTGGGATATCCTCATACATATTTATCTCTTCAATCACAACCTTCTTTTCTTTTTCCAGGTTTTCATCTGAAAAAGTAGAATTTAAAAACATATCCGATAAGATATCTACCCCCACTTCCAGCCTGGAAGACAGCAGCTGTATATAATAAGCTGTGGTTTCCTTTCCGGTATATGCATTTATATTTCCGCCCACATCATCTATCTCTTCCGATAGTTCCTTAGCCGTCCTTCTGCTGGTTCCCTTGAACATCATATGTTCTAAAAGATGAGATACACCGTATTCACCGGCCTTTTCATCTTTTGATCCGGTTCCTACAAAGATTCCTATGGTTACCGATTGTATCCCGTCTATCTTATCAAAAAAAACAGGAATTCCGTTTTTTAATTTTTTTTCTATTATCATAATTTCTCTCCTTAATATTCTGCCTTATTCATTGCAATCATCCCTATACCTGTAAAGATAAGATTAGGCATCCATGCTCCAATAAGGGGAGACAAGATTCCTCCCATAGCTATGGCTTCGAAACTAGCCTGGACAATATAATAACCATAACCAAAAGCAATACTGAGGGCTATATTTATAGCCGATGAACCTCTTACATATCTGCTTCCAAGAGACAGACCTAAGATTCCTATGACTACACAGGCAAATGGATAAGCTATCCTCTTATGGAATTCCACTTCAAATTCCTTGGATTCTCCTCCAGTTTTACGGAGAAGTTCAGCTACCTTTCTCAATTCTGTTAAACTTAATTCATCTTTTCTGTATTTAGGAGTCAGAAATAATTTTGGAGCATCTTTTAATTCCGAGTTTCTATAAACATTATGATAGACTACTGTTTTTTCCTCTATCTTATTTTCATTGGCTTCATCTAACTCCCATCTGCCGTAGGCAGTATATCTTGCTGACTTAGCCGTGATTATAGATTTTATAGCATCAAAATTCTCCGTTAAAATTACAATTTCTACTCCATGGGCTATATTTGTCTCTCTATTTATATAGTCAAAATGATAGATATAATCTCCATTTCCCCTAAGGTATACATCATTTTTTTCTGCTGGGATCCTATCTTCATCTATCTGGTTTTTTCTTTTTAACTCACGAGCTACCTTTAATCCTTTTGGCTGTAAGGAATTACTGATATAAAAAACTCCTCCTGCCATGATAAATGCAGCAATTATAGGCAGGAGAACTATCCTTCTAAAACTGATCCCGGAAGTTTTTAGAGCTATCACCTCTAAACTGCTGGCCATCTTATTTATTGTTATTAATCCGCCTAATAGTGCTCCCAGAGGGGATACCTGTACCAGTATCCCAGGAATCAATGCAGCCATATATCTGGCACCTTCAATAGTTGTCATCCTCCCGGAGGTAACATAGTTTATAACTTTGAAGATCTGAGATATAACAAAAATCCCTATAAAAGCAAAGAGGGATAATAGAACTGACTTTATAAATTTAACTATTATATATCTGTCTATTTTTTTCATCTATCCCCTCCTTGCCTTTTTAATATACATAATTCCTGTGAGTCCTGCCAGAAGCAGGTTAGGAAACCATATAGCGATTACCGGATTGATAGTCCCCTTGCTGGATAACACTACTGCTACATTGAATAGGGTTATATATATAAATATCACTGCCATACTCAGTCCATAGCTGACACTTTTTCCGCTTCTATGGTGGCCCAAAGAAAATAATACCCCTAGGATTCCTAAAAATACTGCCGAAAACGGAGAAGCTAATTTTTTCTGCAGCTCTACCCTATAGGGTAAGATCTCTTCAGCAGCACTCTTATTCTCCTTTATTTTTTTTATATTTTTTAGGAGCATCACGGCAGACATAGTGTCTATCTCCTTTATCTCTACATCAAAATCAGAGAGAAATGAAGTCAGCGGATGAACCTGACTCTTAAAACTTCCCCTTAACTTTTCCTTCCCCTCTTCGTCCAATTGATAAAAGGTCGCATCTTCTAAAGTCATAGCACCATCTTTCCAAGTAGTTCTGTCTGCCAGCATGACATTTGGATAGATGTCTTTCTCACTCTTTTGAAAAATAACAACATCCTTTGCCTGGTTTGTTTTGGGGTCCAGCGTATCTATATAGATACTATATTCTCCTACATTTTCTAAAAACGTCTTCTCTGTCAATTGAAATGACGGTGTTTCAGTAGCAATTTTTACCCCTAAGGTCTCAGCTCTCACAAAAGATTCAGGTATTATTTTCTCCTGCAAAAAAATAGTAAGAAAAAATATTCCCACCGACATAAAAAATGGTACTTTCAATATCTTATTCAGACTCATTCCTATAGATACCATAGCCACACTTTCACTGGTTGAAGTCAGCTTATTATAGGTTATCATTACCCCAAGGAAAAATCCCATGGGGATCGTCTGGGACAATATCGGAGGTATGTAGTAGGTAAGCAGATGGAGCATATCCAGTGCCGGTACCCTTTTAACCAGGATACTTTCCATCATCTTTACCATCAATTCTATTAAAAATATAAAGGTGAATAGACTTATTCCAAACAAAACAGGCATTTTTAATTGATTAAACAAATATTTATCTATTATTTTCATAAAATACCCCTTATTTTGACATATATTCTTTTATCTGTTTTTCTACACTTTTTCTGAATTCAAGCTCCTCTAATTTTTCTTTTACAGCTTCAGGGTAGTATCCCTCTAATTTTGTGACATTCTTTAGAAAGAATTTATTTACCCTGCTGTCTTTTGAATATCCTTCCATTCCTGAAGACATACTAGACAGTAAGTTAAAAAATATTAGGAGTACGAAAATTATAAACCCGCCCTTTAACCCACCTAAAACTCCTCCCAAGATGCTGTCTGTCAATCCCATGAACATCTTAGGAAGAATTTTTCTTAAAACGGATAAAATAACAGAACTTGCCATATAGAGTCCTGTTAAAAGAGCTAAATAAGTTAAAAAATATAAAACATTTTCATTTATGTTAACGGTGCCGCTAACATATTCATAGACATAGGGTGTCCACTTTTTAGCCAAAACTACATTTAATATTAAGATGAAAAATGACAGCACCTCAAAGAAAAAACCCTTTTTAAAACCCATTAACACTCCCAAAACTAATATAATTCCAGCTGCAATATCTATATACATTAACTCCTCCTATCTTTCAATTACTCTTACCCAAAGAGCTTTTAAATATAGTGTTTCCGGTATATGCAGTACCCATGGATGATCTGTAGGCTGATAATTTATCCCTATTACCTCTAAACATAAACCATTTTTAGAAGCTGCCATCCTCGTCACTTCCATTACATCCTCTAAACTCATATGGTAAGCACAAGTTATAACTCCTAATATCCCACCTGTTTCCAGCATCTTAAAACTGTCTACGCATAGTTTATAGAAGAAATCTCTTCCCCTCTTTATATCTATTTTTTTCTTGATCAGTGAAGGAGGGTCTAAGGTTATAACATCATATTTTTCTCCCCTGTTTGATAACGTTTTTAAAATAGAGAAGGCGTCTCCCTCTACAACTTCAAATTTATTTTCAAAACCATTTAGTTCATAGTTTTCCAGACATAGTTTCAGAGCATGGGGATTTTTGTCTACAGCTACAACTTTTTGACACCCTTCGGCAAGTGCCGCCACAGAGAACCCGCCGCTAGATGAAAACACATCTAAAAACCTGGTGTTTGAATTTAAAAATGGTCTTATAAATTTTCTGGAATCTCTCTGATCCAGGAAAAAACCGGTTTTTTGACCATCAATTATATCCACCGTATACTTTAAGCCGTTGTCTTCCATAGTTACTCTATCCGGTATATCACCATATATTATTCCCGTCTTCTGTTCTACTCCCTCGTGGGTTCTATTTTCTACATCACTTCTCTCATAGATTCCCTTTGGTTTTGCTACTTTTTTCAATGCATTTATAATCTCCTGACGAAATGCCTCTACACCTGAATTTCTAAATTGCACCGATAGATATTTATCAAATTTATCTACAATCAGCCCCGGTATTCCATCGGCTTCCGAGAAAAATATTCTGGTACAGTTGGTCTCTTTATTTAAATATTTTCTTTTATCGTATGCAACTTTTATTCTATTTAATATAAATTTCTTATCTATAGTTTCTTCCCTGGTTGTCAACACTCTTACCAAAGCATTGGTATTTTCTACAACATAACCACGACCAATAAATGTAAGATCCTCGCTGCATACATCTACTATGTCTCCAGTTTTAACTGTTCCCATTATTTGCTTTATCTCATCTTTAAATACATTTGGATAAAAATTTTGTATCTTCTTTTCCTTATCTTTTTTTAACATTACTCTTGCCATTTTATATCTCCTCAAAACTTTTTTAAATTTTTTCTATACTCTTAATTATAACACAAACCGTTATTTTAATTCTTGTAAAATTTCTCTCTAAAAGAAAGCGGCCTTATATCAATAGAAGGAGTAACTTTTTTGTCACCAATTACACGAATTATAACCGAATTAAACAACTCTGAATTAAAAAAAAATAGCAAATAGATAGATTTCATCTATTTGCTATTTTGATAATCCTTAGTTATGTCCGATATCCTCTAGTTTCTCATTTTTATCCAATAGATAGATAAGGGGGCTGGCCAAGAAGATAGATGAATAAGTTCCTATTAATACTCCTATCAATAGCGTTGTAATAAACACCTTTAAACTAGCTCCACCAAATAATAATATAGCTAGGATAGCCAGAAATGTTGTAAATGAAGTATTGATCGATCTGGTTAAAGTTTGGTTGACACTTAGATCTACAGCTTCTCCCAGTGAACCCGCCTTCTTCTTTTTCAGTACTTCTCTGATTCTGTCAAATACTACTATTGTATCATTTATAGAATATCCTAAGATCGTTAAAACTGCTGCTATAAACGGTGTATTTACCTCGTATCCCAACAGTGCAATTCCTCCTACAGCTATTATAACGTCATGGAAAAGAGCTATTACTGCTGCCAGTGCAAATTTAAACTCAAATCTAACGGTAATGTACCCGACTATTAAGATCAATCCAACAAATAATGCTATTATTGCTGTGCTTTTTAATTCCTCCCCTATAGAAGCTCCTACCTTATCGGATCTAAGCAGGTCAAACTTCCCGCCTTTCTCTTCCAAGTCCTTCATAAAGTCATTTTTTACCTTTTCACTCATCTCAGGTGTTCTTATGATAACTTCATTCCCATCCGAGATCTGTACTTTCCTGCTGTTGTTGTCGATCTGCGGGATATCCAAAGCAATCTCATCCAATATGGGATTTAATTCCTTCAATTCCATAGTTTTTTCAAATTTAACCTGAATAAGGTTTCCTCCGCTAAAATCAAGACCATAGTTTAATCCTTTGGACATCAATGAAACTAAAGCTAATACAACTAATATAGTTGAGAACGTAAAGAATTTTTTTCTATTTTCAATTATTTTTATTTTCACTATTATTTCCCCCTAACACCAAATAAGATTGGCTTATCTATTTTAAATAACATTGTAAATCCTCTAAGTAATACCTTAGTTATTGTGATAGCTGTAAACATCGATGCAAGTACACCTATAGTCAGTGTTACTGCAAATCCCTTTACCGGTCCAGTTCCTAAAGTAAATAAGATAGTTGTTATTATAAGGGTTGTGATATTTGAGTCCATTATTGTACTGAATGCCTTTTTGAATCCTGCCTCTATAGAAGCCATAACTGTATTTCCAAACCTCAACTCTTCCTTTATCCTCTCAAATATAATTACATTGGCATCTACTGCCATTCCCACTGAAAGAATGATTCCTGCAATCCCTGGTAATGTAAGGGTAGCACCAAAGAAATTAAGTGTAGCAAAGGTGATCAGACCAAAACAAATTAATGCCAGGTTGGCTACCACTCCTGGTAATCTGTAGAAAACCATCATAAATACGGCGATTAGTCCTATAGCTATCATTCCAGCTGTTTTTGATTGAGCTATAGATTCATCTCCCAATGTTGCTCCTACCGATCTGGTTTCCAAGATCTCAGCCTTTACCGGTAAAGCCCCTGCATTTAATAGTGATGCAGTATTTTTAGCTTCCTCTACCGTGTAGTTACCTGTAATAACTCCTTGTCCACCAGCTATCTCACTGTTGATTCTAGGAGCAGTCTGTACCACTCCATCCATTGTGATGGCAAGCTGTTTACCTATATTATTTCTAGTTATTTCAGCAAATTTTGCTGCTCCCTCCAGGTTCATTACAAATGAAATTTGAGGTCTCCCCAGGTTGTCGTAAGATACAGCTGCTGATTTTAATGCCTTACCAGTTAATAAAGTTTTTCCCAATGTCCCATCTGCATTTTGTATCTTAAATTCCATAAGCGCAGTTTTTCCGATCATAGCTATTGCTTGTTCTGTATCGGTTATCCCAGGTAATTCAACCATTACCCTCTTATCTCCTACTTTTTGTACAGAAGATTCAGATACTCCCAAGCCGTTTACCCTTCTATTCAACACTTCAATAAGTCTTCCCATAGCTTCATTGTCTAACCTTTGTCCCTCTTCCGGTTTTGCCTCGAGCAGCACATATACTCCGCCCTTTAGATCCAATCCTAATTTTACTGGTTTAGTCATTGTAAACCATGCAGCACTCAGTACAACTATTGCCACAAATATTATTCTGTACATATATCCTTTTCTCATTCTAGCCACTTTTTCTGCCTCCCCTAACGGCTTTCAGCCGAATTGTCTCAAAGTTCTTAATTTATGTAGTAAATTTATAGATACTTTGGTGATACCCTTTTTTATCCTATCTTTTCATATCCAGATACGTTTGCAGAATAATTGCTGCAGCTACCTGATCCACCGTCTTCCTTTTATTTATGGCACCCTTTACACCATTATTCTGCAGCATCTTATCCGCTGACACCGTTGATAACCTTTCATCGATCTCTATAAACTCCAACCCGTCTATCTTTTTGTTCAATTTTTCCATGAATTCCCTTACTTTTTCAGCCTGACGTTTTTCTGTTCCATCCAGACTCTTTGGAATACCAATAACTATACTCTTGGTATTATGCTCTTCACAGAGCTCTTTTACCCTCATTACAGCCTTGGTTTTCCTCCTGTCTATTACTTCTAAAGGGGTTGCTATCATACCCATTATATCGGATTTAGCCACTCCTATCCTTACATCTCCTACATCCAGAGACAAATATCTTTTAAACATATTTTTTTACCTCTTCCTTTTATGGTTTCTCCTATGGAGAAACCAAATTTAAGATATTTAGAAAAAGATTATGCAATAATCTTTTTCTAAAACTTTTTTATTAAATTCAAACTCAAGCCTAAACCTCGGTTTCCCCCATAAGGGTCTACATTTGAAATCAAATTTTAATTATATTTGATTTTAATATTCGTAGAATCCCATCCGAAGGAAGAGTTATAATTTTTCTCCTAATATAGTTCTTGCCACTTTTAAAGCTTCAGGAACTTTATTTCCGTTTTTCCCGCCTGCCTGGGCGAAATCCGGTCTTCCCCCGCCATTTCCATCGGCAATTTTAGCGATTTCACGAACCAGGTCTCCGGCTTTTACCTTCCCCATAAGATCTTTGGTTACTCCTACGGCAAATACAGCTTTCCCGTTATCTGTTCCTAAGATAACTACACAGCTGCCTAATTTATCCTTAGCTTTGTCTACAATCTCACGTAATCCGCCTGCTTCTTTATCTTTAAATGCAGAAACCAACACTTTTACACCATTTATCTCCTCTACATTATCAAAGAGTGAATGAGCTTCATATCCAGCTAATTTAGATTTAAGTGCTTCAACCTCTTTATTAGCGGCCTTTAAATCCTCTACTACCTTATTTGCTTTAGCAATTAAATTCCCGTGATAAGGTTCTGATTTTAATATCTTCGCCAGTTCAAATATACCATCTTCCATTTCATTTACTATCTTATATGAAGTAAACCCTGTTGTTGCCTCTATCCTTCTTACTCCGGCAGCAATTCCAGTTTCAGTTAAGATATTAAATAACCCGATTTCTCCTGTTCTCTCTACATGAGTTCCGCCACATAACTCCATAGAGAATCCCGGTATTTCCACAACTCTTACCTTACTTCCGTATTTGTCTCCAAATAACATTGTTGCACCTTTTTCTTTAGCCTCATCCATAGTAAGTTCTTCAATACTTAAAGGAACATTTCTGAATATCTGCTCATTTACGATTTTTTCCACTTCTTTTATTTGGTCTCTTGTTGCAGCTTCATAGTGAGTAAAATCAAATCTTAATCTATCCTGTGATACCAATGATCCTGCCTGTTGTACATGATCTCCAAGAACTTCTTTTAAAGCTTTATGCAATATATGTGTCGCAGTATGGTTTCTCTTAATCTCTACTCTTCTGTGTTTATTGATAGATAACTCTAACTCTAAACCTTTTTTCAACTTATTTCCGCCCTCTGCCATCTTCACAGTATGGATAAATATATCTTTTTGTTTTCTTACACTTGTAACTGCTCCAAAGATCTCTTCTCCGATTATTTTACCGGTATCGGTAGATTGCCCGCCTGACTCAGCATAAAATGGAGTCTTATCGAAAATTATTGTGTAGTTTCCTTCATTGTTATCTTTTACGTGTAATATTTTAGCTTTTGTTTCAAATACTTCATAACCAACGAAATCAGTTTTTCCATGTTTATCAAAAAACTCTTCTATAAATGAATCCTGCCCGGCTTCTTTAACCACTTCTCTAGACGACCTGGCTCTCTCTCTCTGCTCCTCCATCTTCGCAAGGTAATCATCATGGGAAATAGTTACTCCCTCTTCCTCACAGATCTCCTCTGTAAGTTCATATGGGAATCCAAAAGTGTCGTATAGTTTAAATACTACACCGGCGTCTAATTCTGTCTTATTTTCCGATTTAGCTTTTTTGATCTCGTCCAATGCAATGATCATCCCCTGATCCAGGGTAGCTGAGAATTTCTCTTCCTCAATTCTTACCATTTTCACAACATGATCTTTATTTTTTACCAGTTCCGGGTAAGCTTCTCCCATTAACTCTATTACTGTATCCACTAATTTATACAGGAAATTTTCCTTATTTCCCAGTAACCTTCCATGTCTTACTGCACGTCTCAAGATCCTTCTAAGAACATATCCCCTTCCCTCGTTAGAAGGCAAGATTCCGTCACTTATCATAAATGTAATGGCTCTTATATGGTCTGCGATCACCTTTAATGAGAAATCGATCTTATCATCTTTTCCAAATGTGTATTCAGAATTTGTCAGTTCTCCAGCTTTTTCAATGATAGGAAAAATCAGATCAGTTTCAAAGTTATTGGCTTTTTTCTGCACCATTGCAGCTACCCTCTCAAGACCTGCTCCTGTATCGATGTTTTTCTTTGGTAACGGCTCCAACGACCCATCTTCCATCCTGTTATATTCAGTAAATACCAGATTCCATATTTCGATAAATCTGTCGTCTGTCCCTTCATCTCCTAATTTCGAGTTTTCGTCTCCTCCATACTCTACTCCCAGGTCTACATGGATCTCACTACAAGGTCCGCACGATCCCACAGGACCTGCTGACCACCAGTTATCATCTTCTCCTAATCTTACCAGTCTTTCCATTGGTACGCCAATTTTTTTATTCCAGATTTCCTCAGCTTCATCATCTGTTGTAAATACAGATATCCATAATTTTTCTGGATCTAATTTCAATACCTCTGTGATAAATTCCCAAGACCAGGCTATAGCCTCTTCTTTGAAATAATCTCCAAATGAGAAGTTTCCTAACATCTCAAAGAAGGTATGATGCCTGGCTGTTCTCCCTACATTTTCAAGGTCGTTAGTTCTGATACACTTTTGGTGAGTAACCACTCTCGGTGTAGGAGCTTCTTTTTGTCCTAAAAAATAAGGTTTAAAAGGTACCATTCCTGCTACTGTCAATAGTAGTGTCGGATCATCCGGTATCAATGATGCACTTTCGTAGTGTTTATGCTGTTTTCCTTCAAAAAATTCTATAAATTTTCTTCTGATTTCGTTACCCGTTAAATTATTCATCCTATCCTCCAAAATTTAAATAGTTAAATTATCCTGAGACTCTTATTGGCCCCACAGATATTTTCCTTTGGTTTTTCATTTTAATATTTTGATTTTCACAGATTAAAACCTTTCAACGGAAAGACACAGAGTTATACTGAGATTCTCAGAGATAAAAATCTTTGTTTCAGATACTCTTTGAGAACTTTCTTTCTTTTCCTTTGTGTGCTTTGTGCTCAAGGTTTAAATTTTAAATTTCTTTCTATGTATTATCAATTGTATATTTTATTCAAGTTTTTATTCGTGTCATTAGCGTAATTGGTGGTTAATCTTTTAGTTATTACTTTTCTTAATTTTTATTATATCACATCTAGACATTGAAAAATCAGATAACCTAATCTAATTTAAACCCCTCTCCCAAATAGATCTTTCTTGCTCTTTCGTCGTTGGCTATCTCTTCCGGTGACCCGCTTATCAGGAGTTCCCCCTGAGCCATTACATAGGCCCTGTCGGTGATTCCCAGTGTTTCCCTCACACTGTGGTCTGTGATCAAGATACCCAGTCCTCTTTTTTTCAGATACCTTATAATCTCCTGGATATCCTCTACAGCTATCGGATCTACCCCTGCAAAGGGTTCATCCAACAGAATAAAATCCGGGTTGTTAGCTATTGTTCTGGCTATCTCAACCCTCCTTCTTTCTCCTCCAGAGAGGGAATACCCCATGGATTTTTCCACATGGGTAAGTTTAAACTCTTCCAACAGATCATCTTTTATCTTAATTCTTTCTTCTTTCTTTATCTTTCTCATCTCTAAGATAGCCAGGATATTGTCCTCTACACTGAGGTCTCTAAATATAGATGGTTCCTGGGCCAGATATCCAATTCCCATATTGGCTCTTTTATACATAGGATAATCAGTTATATCCTGTTCATTGAAAAAAACTTTTCCAGATTCAGGTTTTACTATCCCTGTGATCATATAAAAAGTAGTAGTTTTTCCTGCTCCATTAGGTCCTAAAAGCCCAACTATCTCACCCTTATGTACTTCTAAACTTATTTTATTTACAACTCTTCTTTTCTTATAGCTTTTACACAGATCCTGAGCAATTATACTCTTCAAATTTTACCTCCTACTTTTTATAATCTATCCTTACATTTCCTTCGGCATTCAATATCCCTGTTTCCATGAAGTATTTTGCGTAGTCAGCTTCAATATGGTTTTCTATTGTGTCCGCTGCCACATTTTCCCGTAAAACGGCAACCTTAGTTTTATTAAATATTTCTCCCTTATCAGATGATGCAGTCATGACTTTTCCGTCTTTATCCACGTTTTTGAATTCCACATCATTTATAAGAACTGCTATCTCTGTATTCATATCGATATCGGTAATTTCAGATTTAACATC
This region of Psychrilyobacter piezotolerans genomic DNA includes:
- the secF gene encoding protein translocase subunit SecF produces the protein MIVKIKIIENRKKFFTFSTILVVLALVSLMSKGLNYGLDFSGGNLIQVKFEKTMELKELNPILDEIALDIPQIDNNSRKVQISDGNEVIIRTPEMSEKVKNDFMKDLEEKGGKFDLLRSDKVGASIGEELKSTAIIALFVGLILIVGYITVRFEFKFALAAVIALFHDVIIAVGGIALLGYEVNTPFIAAVLTILGYSINDTIVVFDRIREVLKKKKAGSLGEAVDLSVNQTLTRSINTSFTTFLAILAILLFGGASLKVFITTLLIGVLIGTYSSIFLASPLIYLLDKNEKLEDIGHN
- the ruvX gene encoding Holliday junction resolvase RuvX; the encoded protein is MFKRYLSLDVGDVRIGVAKSDIMGMIATPLEVIDRRKTKAVMRVKELCEEHNTKSIVIGIPKSLDGTEKRQAEKVREFMEKLNKKIDGLEFIEIDERLSTVSADKMLQNNGVKGAINKRKTVDQVAAAIILQTYLDMKR
- a CDS encoding class I SAM-dependent rRNA methyltransferase, producing the protein MARVMLKKDKEKKIQNFYPNVFKDEIKQIMGTVKTGDIVDVCSEDLTFIGRGYVVENTNALVRVLTTREETIDKKFILNRIKVAYDKRKYLNKETNCTRIFFSEADGIPGLIVDKFDKYLSVQFRNSGVEAFRQEIINALKKVAKPKGIYERSDVENRTHEGVEQKTGIIYGDIPDRVTMEDNGLKYTVDIIDGQKTGFFLDQRDSRKFIRPFLNSNTRFLDVFSSSGGFSVAALAEGCQKVVAVDKNPHALKLCLENYELNGFENKFEVVEGDAFSILKTLSNRGEKYDVITLDPPSLIKKKIDIKRGRDFFYKLCVDSFKMLETGGILGVITCAYHMSLEDVMEVTRMAASKNGLCLEVIGINYQPTDHPWVLHIPETLYLKALWVRVIER
- the alaS gene encoding alanine--tRNA ligase, translating into MNNLTGNEIRRKFIEFFEGKQHKHYESASLIPDDPTLLLTVAGMVPFKPYFLGQKEAPTPRVVTHQKCIRTNDLENVGRTARHHTFFEMLGNFSFGDYFKEEAIAWSWEFITEVLKLDPEKLWISVFTTDDEAEEIWNKKIGVPMERLVRLGEDDNWWSAGPVGSCGPCSEIHVDLGVEYGGDENSKLGDEGTDDRFIEIWNLVFTEYNRMEDGSLEPLPKKNIDTGAGLERVAAMVQKKANNFETDLIFPIIEKAGELTNSEYTFGKDDKIDFSLKVIADHIRAITFMISDGILPSNEGRGYVLRRILRRAVRHGRLLGNKENFLYKLVDTVIELMGEAYPELVKNKDHVVKMVRIEEEKFSATLDQGMIIALDEIKKAKSENKTELDAGVVFKLYDTFGFPYELTEEICEEEGVTISHDDYLAKMEEQRERARSSREVVKEAGQDSFIEEFFDKHGKTDFVGYEVFETKAKILHVKDNNEGNYTIIFDKTPFYAESGGQSTDTGKIIGEEIFGAVTSVRKQKDIFIHTVKMAEGGNKLKKGLELELSINKHRRVEIKRNHTATHILHKALKEVLGDHVQQAGSLVSQDRLRFDFTHYEAATRDQIKEVEKIVNEQIFRNVPLSIEELTMDEAKEKGATMLFGDKYGSKVRVVEIPGFSMELCGGTHVERTGEIGLFNILTETGIAAGVRRIEATTGFTSYKIVNEMEDGIFELAKILKSEPYHGNLIAKANKVVEDLKAANKEVEALKSKLAGYEAHSLFDNVEEINGVKVLVSAFKDKEAGGLREIVDKAKDKLGSCVVILGTDNGKAVFAVGVTKDLMGKVKAGDLVREIAKIADGNGGGRPDFAQAGGKNGNKVPEALKVARTILGEKL
- the secD gene encoding protein translocase subunit SecD, which translates into the protein MRKGYMYRIIFVAIVVLSAAWFTMTKPVKLGLDLKGGVYVLLEAKPEEGQRLDNEAMGRLIEVLNRRVNGLGVSESSVQKVGDKRVMVELPGITDTEQAIAMIGKTALMEFKIQNADGTLGKTLLTGKALKSAAVSYDNLGRPQISFVMNLEGAAKFAEITRNNIGKQLAITMDGVVQTAPRINSEIAGGQGVITGNYTVEEAKNTASLLNAGALPVKAEILETRSVGATLGDESIAQSKTAGMIAIGLIAVFMMVFYRLPGVVANLALICFGLITFATLNFFGATLTLPGIAGIILSVGMAVDANVIIFERIKEELRFGNTVMASIEAGFKKAFSTIMDSNITTLIITTILFTLGTGPVKGFAVTLTIGVLASMFTAITITKVLLRGFTMLFKIDKPILFGVRGK